DNA from Salvelinus namaycush isolate Seneca chromosome 6, SaNama_1.0, whole genome shotgun sequence:
GCAGTGAGGTTATTTGGGAGGGGGTGGTCTCCCTGGAAATGGCACAGTCTGTCACACCAGTCTGGGGTTTAGGACTGTCTGCCACTCAGACAGGCCCGTTGACTGCTGGCATCTCTGAGCACTGGGGTGGATTCTCTCTGGAGGGGGGTAGAAGATGGTGtatagaaggggagagagaagatggGCGACAAAGTGAGAGGGTGATAACATAATCCTACATTGCAGACCACCTCTCCTTCTCAGTAAATACTTCTACAGGCGCGCAATGCTATTGTTCAACATCCAGATGTGTCTTGGCTCTGGCTTAGAAAAGGAAACCGGGTTGCTAGAATATTTTTTTGCCTGGGATCTCTACACATGCATGTGTTGTATACGTGCAAGCATGCATTATTTGTACACACACGGGCTGGCACCTACTTGTCTGTCTGAGGGGTGGGGGCCGAGGCTGGCGGTGTGTCTGCTGCAAGCTGTGCCTTTGGGGGGGACTTGAGAGTGTCTGTGAGGGACAGTTTTTCCAGAGGGATGGGGTTCTCCTCACTGTAGCAGAGGAAAGGTTGCTTGTTAGTCAGTCTTCAACAGAAGTGTGTGTAGAAAATAAACAGGTGAAGTGTTGTTCAACTATATTTTGGTAGCTACACCACTcacactttttattttattttttatgctAGTGATTCTTCCTCTCCAGTAAAGTACGTTCATAGTTCATGGGAAGCTCCCTGGATTTCCAAACTCTGAATCCAGTAATTTCAGTTCAAGTCCAGTGTATAATTACTTCAATGTGGTAGTTAGGTTTCAAATATAGATGTTTATTTACATGGGTACTAAGGCTTGAGTGGACTTCAACAGAAAATGATTTAGCATTGACTGTCTAACTCTTGTTAAACCAACCTTTTGACTTCAGCTTTCTTGTTGGCGTCTGAGCTGGTGGTTTCCGTGGCGGCAGCGGCGGCGGCAGTCTTGTCATCGTCCTCGCTGTCGGAGCTGCTATCTGAGGCTACGAGGGGAGCCTTCCTACCCTCACCCACTGGCCACTCACCACCGGGAGAGGGGCTCGCACCTGGACACACAATCACTTTATCGCTTTGGCTTGTGCATTAGGTAATGAAAGCCttgtaaaatgttttattgttcTCAATGCAATAGTGACTGTCTCCACAAGCGGGAGCTAGGTCAAATGTCAGGTGGCTGAAACCTCCCATCCCACACTCACCACTCTTGTCCAGACCCAGTTTGACTTGTTTGTCTGTGTCACTGCTGCCTACAGGAGAGCTGCATCTGGGGCCAGCCTCTGGGCTGCAGGGAGAGGAGGTAAGCTTCAGGTAACGAGAACTGACAACACACCACTAGGTATGTCACACAATGAAAAACGTCTTATGTTGGTGATTTAAAAGGGCTTACTAAAAACATGATAAATTGACCAGTTACAATATCCCAGACACTAACATCAAATGTATATAAAATTGTATGGAGAGCGTTTGGTTCCCACCTGCTGAAAGGTTGGAACTCCGTGAAGTTGGCCCAACCTGCCTCCTGTTTGTCTCCTCCACTCCCCCCTGGGGAATCCCAGCCTGCAGGACCCGGAGAGGACGAGTTACCCCCAGCTTCCCCGAAACGCGCTGTCCAGCTTGGACCTTCACATGATAACATGGTAAGAGGAAAAAGTCTACAATAATGGTTTTCGCAAAGTGGAGACAATTCATGATTGTCTAATTGGTTGAGTAAAAATGGGTAATAAGCATAGTTTACAAGTAGCTGATTGATTGCCAGGAGTACTGGGAGTGTTGTCCTTGCTCTCCTCCAGGCTGCCTGGATCTGAGGCGCTCTGTATGGAGTCGTCGTCCTCGTCAGAACCCGACCCGCGGTCCCGCTCCCGACCCCCGTTCTCCAGACTGCTCTCTGAGGTGTGGGACACCCcaaacctgacacacacacacgggagagaaagagaagagcgGTTTGATGAGAAAAAGAAATCGAGAGAGCTGCACATTGACATAACATCCCCTACTTTGTTTTTGGATCTTGAATTTTTACCAACCTTGTTCTGGATTTGACTTGTGTTGCATAGTTaatctccttctcctcccaaatgtcctcctcctcttcagcaTCATCAAACTGACGTATCCTCTCTTTACAGCAGGCCTCAAAGGCAGTAGCGTTGGCCTGCATTCAACACAGGGAGAGGGAAACGCATGTAAACATTTAACTTTCACTACACACACAATGAAGCTGGTAGACATTACAGAACAATACAACTTACACTATTATCATCAGCATCTAGATTGAAGTTTATTTCTGCAATCCGGTCAAATGTGGCACTTAGGAAAGGAAGGAAACAAAATAGCAGCTGTTAGCCCCCTCAGGTCTTTGTCATAGCAAACTGCTGTACAGTCTGTTTCAAAGCTGATTTCTGGTTATTGGAACGGATAACTAAACTCACTTGATGTTTTCATCATGCTCACTGAACTCCTCATCGTTGAACCCAAACTGATCCACAAAGTTGGCAGTCATCTGCTGGATCTGATAGTCTGAGAAAGCCTGGGGGGGGAAAAATAAATTAGTCCTTTCAAAATAATTATCTTTCCTCATGGGCAGACAAATGTGGCGCTGTGGCTTCCTACCTGTTGGAGTGACAGATCGTTGGGGAAGGGACTCTCCATATCATCATCTTCACTGGAGGAGTGCAGGTTATGGGTGCTCACCTgagacacacaggacagacagagaatTAGAGTGAGGAAATGACAGAATGTATAGAAGGGAATGCTTGTGTGATTGAGCAAGAAGTGTCTATTTGTGTGTtggagagacacagagatggTTGATACCAGTTCCACTGTGTTTCTCCTGTTGGTCTCTCTCAGAGTCTCATCCACAAAGCTCTCCCAGCGTCCTCTGCAGTCCTCTGGCAACTCTGCAATATCACAGACCAGTTCTAACTAAGCACTCACCCAGGCAGAGTAACATTCTTTGCTGAATACATAAGTGTTAATCTGGCAGCTCAAGAAAACACACATACCTTTGATGAGGTCACTGATCTGGGACTGGACTGGTCCTTTCTCTAGGTTCTGTACCACCATGTTGGCCATCCTGGTCAGGTGACCCATGTTACCTCTCCTAGCGCCGCCCTCCGCCCTGAGAGACAAAACCACACACCGGTTAATGGCCTCTAACAGACACTACTATCATGTTAGATACCACCATTGTAGTGAAACAATACTGGACAATAGCAAAAGCAGTTGTTCCCCAGATTTGAGTGTCTGACATGTCTTACTGTATTTGATCGTTCTCCTCCCAGGCGTCCAGGATCCTCTGTACCAACCGACACTTCTGGAAGAGCTGAGGAAGTCATAATTTCAGAGACAATATAAAAACAACTTGCGTTTAACactctcggaccaacaggctccgagacggCTTCTACCCCCTAAATAGTCAATTAAAGGTACccaaactatctgcactgactctacgcacactcactagacccctcaaactcaactctgtacctcaaagccagttccactgttttttcattgttcccctctaatcagggactgatttagacctgggacaccaggtgggtgcaattaataatccggtagaacagaaaaccagcaggctccagacttcgtagggtaagagttgaatacccctgcactACATTGACAAAACCCACACCCATTTTAACACTCATAATTTGCTGCTGTTACTCTGTtcatatcctgatgcctagtcacttcaccctgcctttatgtacagacagtctacctcaaataccttgaaCCTCTGCACATTGATTTTATTTCTCTTATGTTactatttttttgttgtaaacTCTGCATAGTAGGGAAGGGCTCATaagcaaataaaatgttttacacCTGGCTATTACTGCACATGGTAGCTCTGTGTCTGTCTAAGTCACCTACATGTGCCACCAGGGTGTTGTGAAGGGTGGTCTCCTCCACTGAGTCACTGGCCTTGGCTGGCTCCCCAGCTTCACCTCCTGCCTCCCCCTGGTTCTCTGGGCCTGCTGGGGGCTTCTCCTCGTGGTTCTGGAGGCCCGGGATGGGCCGCTCCTCTGGGACAGAGTGGTTCAGGATGGACGCCACACACAGCTCCACTTGGAAGTGCAAGAAGTTATTCCATGAGTACTTGAAGAACAGGTCCTGTGGAGAGCAAAGAGCGAGAGAACCGTTGTGACCGATGgacagaacaagaatgtgaacgACAGAAAGGAGAGGTGAATAAAATAAAAGTGCCAGAGTGAACAAATGAATGAATGCGAAAGAGTGAGAGATAATGACAAGTTGATGAGACCCGGCGGTGCAGACACACCAGTAGCTGGTCCATGGTGGTGAGCTTGCAGAGCTCCTGACAGACACTGGGGGCGCTGGTCTGCAGCAGGGCGGCCACCAGCCGGGCCACGTGAAGGCGGGCGTTCCCCAGCGGCTCCTCCAGAAGGCCAACGGTCGTCAGTATTGCACTTTtctacacacaaacacccaccaTGTTCAGTTCAATTCAATTACTAAACAGTCCATCGTATACAGGAAGAACAAGTTGATTCAATTGTGTGTTAATGGTTGGTAAACCCCCTGAACAGTTTGTATAAAATTATGCCCGGAATTTTTTTGCAGTCTGTTGGCCTCcaacataataaaaaaaaaagtattatttgtaTGTTTCATGACAGTCTCTCGTACCCACTGAACACTGAAAATTGATCAGCCACAGCCATACGGTCTTACCTTGGGGGGATTCAGGAGAAGCTGCTGGAAGTCCTTTAGATGGGGCTCAATGGCATGTAGAATACTGCTGTTGACAGTGTAAGACCTTTCATATCCCTGAGAATAGAGATCCATCAGCCCCTCCAACctgacggagagagagaacgagggtgTTCACATGCTGGAGAGATGGTCCCTGTCTAGGAACAACCTCTAGCCCCTGCCTTAAGCATTTGTGTTGATAAATCCAGACAGCCTATCGGAAGGCAAGGTGGATTACCATATTGCTTAAATCTATCATATCCTTTTAAGATGGCAATGGAAAGAGatatgagggagggagagtacaTATGAGATAGAATAGTTGTTCCACTCACCCGgacctcctggtctccagtaaGGTAAGTAGCACTTGAGTTCCGTTAACAATGGAGGCCTCACTCCTCTCCCCCTCAAACATGGTCTTCAGGAGCCCCGCTACGCTCTCCCGCGACTCTAGAACAGCCAATAAGGGGTCGGTCTCGACATTCTCCTGCATCTGATTGGCCTGGTCTCGACTAAGGCGGATGATGTCACAAAGCGTCTGAGACGCATTTGATTGTCTCTGAAAAGAAATAAAGATTCATGCAAATCAGGATTCATACTTCTGACCAGATAGTTAATATCAACTGCCATGCCTTGTCCAGGAGAATACTGCAATATCAGACTAAGGTCTATAACTCACTTCCTCGTCTTTGCCTGTATGGATGAGCTCTGTGAGTCTCTGAATCAGCTTCTCTTCGCTCAGCCACTGAGATGAGGAAAGAGAAAGTATGACAGGGAACGAATGAGAGAAATACAAGACGTTGAGAAATTATATTTCTAATTGAACACAACATTTATGAGAACAGGAATGGCTGGCAGACAGTGGCAGCTTACATTGAGGACCTCTTGTCTCAAGGGGGCAGGCTCCACACAGCTGATGAGGCGAAGCAGCAGGTCCATCATGGCGGAAGCGTCAATGTGTTTCAGCACCAGGCCGATGAAGCCATCCTTTTTCCTCAGGAAGGAGATTACCTGGAGCAAAAGACGTTTGGTGAGCTCCAGGTAGGTCCTTACACTTTCTTTATCCACCTTTATAACTTCTTGGGCATTGAGGTTACCTGTTCTGTTTTCCTTGCGATGAGGTTGCCGATGGTCTTGCTGAAGAAGCTGGCTAGTAGCGGGTTGAGGGGCGGGTCCTGCTCCAGGAAGTGGTAGAGAGTCTCCAGGAGTGACTCGTCCCCGCCCAACTTGTCGTTGATGAGGGACACGTCTGATGTCAAGAGCTCACAAGCGATGTTAGGGAACCTGTGGGAGGGAGTTGTAGTCTGTATTAATTCTTGAAATATTACTTGTATGATGTTTGGAAATATTCTGACAACGTTCATTGTCAATTCTGAATTCATGTTTATTGGACTGAGTATGCTGAAGACCACATTGTGTATGCTATGTTAACAGACCCAATCAAGACCAGGGCCCAGTTTCCCAAAAgtatcttatggctaagttcttCGTTAGAACCATAGGATCCTATCCTAACtcagccttaagatgcttttgggaaacaggGCCTATTTGGTGTTCTTTGTGTCTTGTAAGCTACTTTAGAGGGTGAGATGTTGTCCACAAGAGGGCATGCATacaattaggaattagaatagtAATGTAATAGGAGCCATGATCTCTGGGCATGTTTCAAACCCAACGCCACCTGTTGTACTCTTCTGTTACATTAGAAGGAGCAACCTAAAAACATTAACTCATTTAAAGGCATCCATCATGGCACTGGTAGTTCTGTTCCCAGTTCATGACATTGTGAGTTCAAAACAGTGTTTCTACTGTCAATTATCAGTCTTCAATCATAGAAAAGCCTTCAAAAACGTATCTAGGCTCCCACTAAATTCAGGATTCAATCCAATTACGAGTTATAGGCATTGTGGCTTTTAAAGGCTATGTTCCCATTTTTGCAGAGATCCCATTCACGGTAACCTTTAtctaactaggtaagtcagttaagaacaaattcttatttacaatgactgcctaccccagccaaacccggacgctGGGGCAAttatgcaccgccctatgggactcccaatcacggccggatgtgatacagcctggattcaaaccagggactgtagtgacgcctcttgcacggAGATGCAATAATGTAATGTCTGCTCAATGGAAATTGCCTTTAAAAAGCCACAATGCCTATTATATAGGGATTGAATCCCAACTTTtatatttaacattttaaaaGAAATGTCACATTCTGGAGGAGACAGTGGGTGAGAGGTAACAACCTGGCTTCACATGTCTACATTTGTGGGTTCAAATCTAGCAGGCTGTGTTATTGTTTAAACAATTCTTAACATCAAATATTCAAAGAGAACTGTATTTTTGGGGGAGTATGAGGTAAGACCATTGCCTTAAGCATTGGGTAAAAGGTTTGAATCTAGCTGGTTGTGCTTGTTTGTTCGACTCAACCTCAACTGTGTAAAGAGAACATGTGTAGTGAAGTAGTCAGTGGCTCTGGAGTAAGAACCTTGCCTCAAACTGATGGTAGTGGGGTTAAAGCTAACtggttgtgtttgtttgtgctttCACAATTCTCAATGTCAATCATATGCAGAAGCACGTATGAACTGTGAAGGTGTTGTGGCTCTAGGGTAAGAACCCATACTGATGGCTATGGGTTCAAATCGAACTGGTTGTGCTTTCTCAATGTCAAACATATGCCTTTTTAGTGTGAAGGAGTTATGGCTCTGGGGTAAGAACCTTTCCTCTGATGGTTATGGGTTCAACTCTAACTCTGGTGGTTTTATTCATGTTCTTGGGGAGTGGCTGCCACAAAAAAATGGAGGGCAGTGATGTTGGAAGGGAGTGATGAGCAGATGGAATAAACCCCCCCTCCATAACACTGAACATTGGTGATTATGGGACATAAAACCCCAAAAAGTggacactgcaggccttaatgctcaaatcagttttggaatactgactgtccaaacaaacagcaagttacaagtgaccaaatctggtgtgtgttcagacagtcaTTAGCTCACTAGTTAGTAACAATGGGTGTGTGCACAGTGGTATAGGTTGATTGGTGGTGGTGTTCGTGCTTCCTAGCACTCAAAGTTATGCATCAAGCTAAGGTGAGCACAATGTTGCCCATGGATGTGTCCCAGCTGCTTTGAATGTTAGAAGTCTTAAAATAACAattttaaagcctcaaaggataacATGATACAACTTTCAAAACGAGTCCTTTGTAGCAAGCCACAGCACTCAACTAGCtagctttctagcacattcactcatttctaaacaattaacaagctagaTAGCTACCACCTGTTCTTGTCAAAACAGCTAGCAAAACTGAGTAGCTAGCAAGCGacaagatatgccaaataacagtAAACTATTTGAGGGTAAATAAGTCAGAATTGACTGTTCATACAAGTTGCATGGCCATGAATCGGATTTGTATCCAATTTCAAACCACCTACGAATGTGGTTTGt
Protein-coding regions in this window:
- the LOC120049926 gene encoding serine/threonine-protein phosphatase 6 regulatory subunit 2-like; its protein translation is MFWKFDLHTTSHIDQLLDREDVTLRELMEEDDVLQECKAQNRRLLLFLSQDHCMTELVNLITTEPPADLEEKSRFKFPNIACELLTSDVSLINDKLGGDESLLETLYHFLEQDPPLNPLLASFFSKTIGNLIARKTEQVISFLRKKDGFIGLVLKHIDASAMMDLLLRLISCVEPAPLRQEVLNWLSEEKLIQRLTELIHTGKDEERQSNASQTLCDIIRLSRDQANQMQENVETDPLLAVLESRESVAGLLKTMFEGERSEASIVNGTQVLLTLLETRRSGLEGLMDLYSQGYERSYTVNSSILHAIEPHLKDFQQLLLNPPKKSAILTTVGLLEEPLGNARLHVARLVAALLQTSAPSVCQELCKLTTMDQLLDLFFKYSWNNFLHFQVELCVASILNHSVPEERPIPGLQNHEEKPPAGPENQGEAGGEAGEPAKASDSVEETTLHNTLVAHLFQKCRLVQRILDAWEENDQIQAEGGARRGNMGHLTRMANMVVQNLEKGPVQSQISDLIKELPEDCRGRWESFVDETLRETNRRNTVELVSTHNLHSSSEDDDMESPFPNDLSLQQAFSDYQIQQMTANFVDQFGFNDEEFSEHDENINATFDRIAEINFNLDADDNSANATAFEACCKERIRQFDDAEEEEDIWEEKEINYATQVKSRTRFGVSHTSESSLENGGRERDRGSGSDEDDDSIQSASDPGSLEESKDNTPSTPGNQSATCPSWTARFGEAGGNSSSPGPAGWDSPGGSGGDKQEAGWANFTEFQPFSSPEAGPRCSSPVGSSDTDKQVKLGLDKSGASPSPGGEWPVGEGRKAPLVASDSSSDSEDDDKTAAAAAATETTSSDANKKAEVKSEENPIPLEKLSLTDTLKSPPKAQLAADTPPASAPTPQTDKENPPQCSEMPAVNGPV